A portion of the Laribacter hongkongensis DSM 14985 genome contains these proteins:
- a CDS encoding putative 2-aminoethylphosphonate ABC transporter substrate-binding protein — MLLKSLFAAGGIALSMSAAAATTLTVYTALEPDQLKSYKEAFEKANPDVQIRWVRESTGIITARLIAEKARPQADAVWGLAATSLMQLDQQGMLQPYAPKGLAALDKRYVDSHQPPRWVGMDVWAATVCFNTVEAAKKGLPKPESWEDLTRPVYKGQIVMPHPASSGTGFLDVSAWLQHFGDKKGWDYMDRLHVNMAQYVHSGSKPCKMAASGEYPIGISFEYRGAQLKDKGAPIDLVYPKEGLGWDIEATAIMKGTKNLAAAQKLADFAASREANELYEKNFAVVAMPGVAKPSPYIPADYAQRLVKNDFGWAARQRDSILREWSRRYESKSEPKP, encoded by the coding sequence ATGTTGCTCAAGTCCCTGTTCGCTGCTGGCGGCATTGCCCTGTCGATGTCGGCAGCCGCTGCCACCACCCTGACCGTCTATACCGCGCTGGAACCGGACCAGCTCAAGTCCTACAAGGAAGCTTTTGAAAAAGCCAACCCGGATGTGCAGATCCGCTGGGTGCGCGAATCGACCGGCATCATCACCGCCCGGCTGATCGCGGAAAAGGCCCGCCCGCAGGCTGACGCGGTGTGGGGGCTGGCAGCCACCAGCCTGATGCAGCTCGACCAGCAGGGCATGTTGCAGCCCTATGCGCCCAAGGGACTGGCGGCACTCGACAAGCGTTATGTCGACAGCCACCAGCCGCCGCGCTGGGTCGGCATGGACGTGTGGGCGGCCACCGTGTGCTTCAACACGGTCGAGGCTGCCAAAAAAGGCCTGCCGAAGCCGGAAAGCTGGGAAGACCTGACTCGCCCGGTCTACAAAGGCCAGATCGTCATGCCGCACCCGGCTTCCAGCGGCACCGGTTTTCTGGACGTGTCGGCGTGGTTGCAGCACTTCGGTGACAAGAAGGGCTGGGACTACATGGACCGCCTGCACGTGAACATGGCGCAGTACGTCCATTCCGGTTCCAAGCCCTGCAAGATGGCCGCTTCGGGCGAATATCCGATCGGGATTTCGTTTGAATACCGGGGCGCCCAACTGAAGGACAAGGGCGCGCCGATCGATCTGGTGTACCCGAAGGAAGGGCTGGGCTGGGACATCGAAGCCACGGCGATCATGAAGGGTACGAAGAACCTCGCCGCCGCGCAGAAGCTGGCCGATTTTGCCGCCAGCCGCGAGGCCAACGAACTGTACGAAAAGAACTTTGCCGTGGTGGCCATGCCCGGCGTCGCCAAGCCGAGCCCGTACATCCCGGCCGATTACGCCCAGCGGCTGGTCAAGAAC
- the phnN gene encoding phosphonate metabolism protein/1,5-bisphosphokinase (PRPP-forming) PhnN, with translation MRTETGQLIYVMGPSGAGKDSLLGYARERLAGQPLVFAHRYITRPATAGSENHVALSEAEFALREAHGCFALSWRRNGLAYGLGCEVTDWLAAGLVVVVNGSRAALPQARQCFPGLKPLWITASPAVLAARLAARGRESADDIAARLAASAGFRPPADCRVLCNDGELAVAGAELVAWLSSHCHQPITAL, from the coding sequence ATGCGGACTGAAACGGGGCAGTTGATCTACGTGATGGGGCCGTCGGGCGCCGGCAAGGACAGCCTGCTCGGCTATGCGCGCGAACGGCTGGCCGGGCAGCCGCTGGTGTTTGCCCACCGCTACATCACCCGGCCGGCGACTGCCGGCAGCGAAAACCATGTGGCACTCAGCGAGGCGGAATTTGCCCTGCGCGAAGCGCACGGCTGCTTTGCCCTGAGCTGGCGGCGCAACGGGCTGGCCTACGGGCTGGGCTGCGAAGTGACGGACTGGCTGGCTGCCGGGCTGGTGGTGGTGGTGAACGGTTCCCGCGCCGCGCTGCCGCAGGCCCGCCAGTGTTTTCCGGGGCTGAAACCGCTCTGGATTACCGCCAGCCCCGCCGTGCTGGCAGCCAGGCTGGCAGCCCGCGGACGCGAAAGCGCCGATGACATTGCTGCCCGGCTGGCGGCCTCGGCCGGATTCCGGCCGCCGGCGGATTGCCGGGTGCTGTGCAATGACGGCGAACTGGCCGTGGCGGGCGCCGAGCTGGTGGCGTGGCTGTCCTCGCATTGTCATCAACCCATCACGGCGTTGTAA
- a CDS encoding DUF1045 domain-containing protein produces the protein MRYAVYLAPPPASRFWQLGSAWLGRDAWLNRPVALPSGWSAADADRVAAAARYGWHATLRAPFALAEGASEAAVHATLRTLARRFATFGLTLAPATLNGFAALRPVSGQSQVAELATAALLALDALAAPAPLRTGLSAREAELCRRWGYPYVFECYRCHFTLTSQLDEVDIPSWLARAAAHFDGALYQPVEGLALFVEPEAGAAFRYAAWYGFDGREYVNAD, from the coding sequence ATGCGCTACGCGGTCTATCTTGCGCCACCACCGGCCAGCCGCTTCTGGCAACTGGGTTCGGCCTGGCTGGGGCGCGATGCTTGGCTGAACCGGCCGGTGGCTCTGCCTTCGGGGTGGTCTGCTGCCGATGCTGACCGGGTGGCTGCCGCTGCCCGTTATGGCTGGCATGCCACGCTGCGTGCTCCGTTCGCCCTTGCAGAAGGTGCGAGTGAGGCAGCCGTTCATGCCACGCTCCGCACGCTGGCCCGGCGTTTTGCCACGTTCGGGCTGACGCTGGCGCCTGCAACGCTCAACGGCTTTGCAGCCTTGCGTCCGGTATCCGGGCAGTCGCAGGTGGCAGAACTGGCAACAGCGGCGCTGCTGGCGCTGGATGCGCTGGCAGCACCGGCACCGCTGCGCACCGGCCTGTCGGCGCGCGAGGCCGAACTGTGCCGGCGCTGGGGGTATCCGTATGTATTCGAGTGCTATCGCTGCCATTTCACCCTGACCAGCCAGCTGGACGAAGTGGACATCCCGTCATGGCTTGCCCGGGCTGCAGCCCACTTTGACGGTGCCCTGTACCAGCCGGTGGAAGGGCTGGCCCTGTTTGTCGAACCGGAAGCGGGGGCGGCTTTCCGCTATGCCGCCTGGTATGGCTTTGATGGCCGGGAGTACGTCAATGCGGACTGA